A portion of the Cryptomeria japonica chromosome 5, Sugi_1.0, whole genome shotgun sequence genome contains these proteins:
- the LOC131072274 gene encoding indole-3-acetate O-methyltransferase 1 — MENVLGMKGGDGESSYAKASSAQLNALQAVKPILEQAIYENMILMSDVGGIFRIADFGCGTGKNTLVVANTIVNAVKSSFEEHEMPEFEVYFIDLPSNDFNSPFRMLPPHRPEYSDVDNDGDNNPLAGRSYIAAAVCGSHFRRLLPRKSLHFCHSSTSLHWLSQVPESVQQRSSPRVYVSGDCEESVGAAYLQQFDKDFTAFLKARAEEIVDGGCMFLSLPGRSEGTHIMEEQGPCGFLARQIECAFEELVNEGIVEKEKWESFKIPYFGPNSDEVESIVKKEGSFVVKFVKTLEGIHTYCMTDSERGDANMFGKFIANSYRATFENIIEAHLRCKRSTEELFLRIGKRASILVDEYVSRETKIVIAFLTKKGAHNKTY; from the exons ATGGAGAATGTGCTTGGCATGAAGGGTGGAGATGGAGAATCTAGCTATGCCAAAGCCTCTTCAGCTCAG CTAAACGCGCTTCAAGCTGTGAAACCAATTCTGGAGCAGGCCATTTATGAGAATATGATATTGATGTCTGATGTGGGAGGGATATTTAGGATAGCAGATTTCGGTTGTGGTACTGGGAAAAATACTCTTGTGGTGGCAAACACAATTGTCAATGCTGTGAAAAGCTCGTTTGAGGAACATGAGATGCCCGAATTTGAGGTGTATTTCATCGACCTTCCTTCTAATGATTTCAATTCACCGTTTCGAATGTTGCCTCCCCACAGACCAGAATattctgatgttgataatgatggTGATAACAATCCATTAGCTGGAAGGTCTTATATTGCAGCGGCTGTGTGTGGATCACATTTCAGACGTCTACTCCCACGGAAAAGCCTGCATTTCTGTCACTCTTCTACCAGTCTTCATTGGCTTTCCCAG GTGCCAGAGAGTGTTCAGCAGAGAAGCTCTCCTCGTGTGTACGTTTCAGGCGATTGTGAGGAATCAGTGGGAGCTGCGTATTTACAGCAGTTTGATAAAGATTTCACAGCGTTTTTAAAGGCCCGGGCAGAGGAGATCGTTGATGGGGGATGCATGTTTCTATCTCTGCCGGGTCGTAGTGAAGGAACCCACATAATGGAGGAGCAAGGCCCATGTGGATTTCTTGCGCGCCAAATAGAATGCGCATTTGAGGAACTAGTTAACGAG GGtattgttgaaaaggagaaatggGAATCGTTTAAGATACCTTATTTTGGTCCAAATTCAGATGAAGTGGAAAGCATTGTGAAGAAAGAGGGGTCATTTGTAGTAAAGTTTGTAAAAACTCTAGAAGGAATTCATACATATTGTATGACAGATTCCGAAAGAGGTGATGCAAATATGTTTGGAAAATTTATAGCCAACAGTTATAGAGCAACATTTGAAAATATTATAGAAGCTCATTTGAGATGCAAGAGATCAACAGAAGAATTGTTTCTTAGAATTGGTAAACGAGCTTCTATTCTAGTAGATGAATACGTCTCCAGAGAAACAAAGATTGTTATTGCCTTTCTCACTAAGAAAGGAGCACACAACAAGACCTATTAA